A genomic window from Mesosutterella faecium includes:
- a CDS encoding LysR family transcriptional regulator: protein MTSRTDTDLSAWEAFVEVAHSGSFTIAADILGVDVGFLSRKIDRLEKRIHLELLSRDKRPLVPTESGRELLPECEKMLLAYRAIMDRAAAENRDLSGLVRVMLPTTLAGHFLAALKPEFLGLYPDIAFELESPVELDCLVQNRVDVAAVQESMPLRDLITLPRGRMVTVPVASSEFLSRHGPVDSLQDLDQVPVFLTKRAGFDEDGAILLQKKGRRVRHTIAKPSICNNAIIIRDAALQGLGVALNVPLFACIDDIAEKRLVPVLSGWRRPEFDLFVACSRRSWLVRRNRIFALWLARRLDDHVLEVRRRFEALYPGWLGLADGK from the coding sequence GATACGGACCTGTCTGCCTGGGAAGCGTTTGTAGAAGTCGCCCACAGTGGCTCTTTTACCATCGCAGCGGACATTCTGGGCGTTGATGTGGGGTTTCTCTCCCGGAAAATCGACCGGCTGGAGAAACGCATTCACCTCGAACTCCTCAGCCGGGACAAAAGGCCCCTTGTTCCAACCGAGAGCGGGCGGGAGCTGCTGCCAGAGTGCGAAAAGATGCTGCTGGCCTACCGCGCCATCATGGATCGGGCGGCCGCCGAAAACCGGGACCTTTCCGGCCTGGTCCGGGTCATGCTCCCCACGACGCTCGCCGGGCATTTTCTTGCCGCTCTGAAGCCGGAATTCCTCGGCTTGTATCCGGACATCGCCTTTGAACTCGAGTCGCCGGTTGAGCTCGATTGTCTGGTCCAGAACCGGGTGGATGTCGCTGCAGTACAGGAAAGCATGCCTCTTCGGGATCTGATCACGCTTCCGCGCGGACGCATGGTGACCGTGCCCGTCGCCTCTTCGGAATTCCTCAGCCGGCACGGTCCAGTAGACTCTTTGCAGGATCTGGATCAGGTGCCGGTCTTCCTCACAAAGAGGGCGGGCTTTGACGAGGATGGAGCGATTCTCCTGCAGAAAAAGGGCAGGCGGGTTCGGCACACGATTGCAAAGCCCAGCATCTGCAACAACGCCATCATCATCCGTGATGCCGCCCTGCAGGGACTGGGGGTTGCGCTTAACGTCCCGCTTTTTGCGTGCATTGATGACATTGCAGAAAAGCGCCTTGTTCCGGTTTTGAGCGGGTGGCGGCGTCCAGAGTTCGATTTGTTCGTAGCCTGTTCGAGGCGTTCGTGGCTTGTAAGGCGAAACCGCATTTTCGCCCTCTGGCTTGCCAGGCGGCTTGACGACCATGTTTTGGAAGTACGCCGGAGGTTCGAGGCCCTGTATCCAGGGTGGCTCGGCCTCGCGGATGGAAAATAA